Proteins encoded by one window of Polyangiaceae bacterium:
- the ilvA gene encoding threonine ammonia-lyase, biosynthetic yields the protein MKQELLRRVLNARVADVLPSPTPLDPAPNLSTRLHYPVLLKREDLTPVFSFKLRGAYNRMAMLSDKELAAGVIAASAGNHAQGVAFGAARLGAKCRIVMPRTTPSIKVNAVRRFGAQVDLVGDSYSDAAEHCKQLVVETGMTFVHPYDDLDVIAGQGTVGLEILNQAPRDLRSIFVPIGGGGLAAGIAAICKAVRPEVRVIGVEPDDSDAMHRSLRLGHRVVLDKVGIFADGVAVRQVGEHTFELCKEYLDDTVTVSSDEICAAIKDAFEDTRSVLEPAGALAIAGLKRHVRAGELVPGTAVAITSGANVNFNRLRYVTERTEFGAGREAVFAVTIPEKPGAFLKLCEVLGDRQVTEFNYRLATRREAQIFVGVEVGSRSEARQLHDALVAAGYGCVDLSDDDLAKTHLRHMVGGHGEAENELLFRFEFPERPGALLEFLSSLRGRWNISLFHYRNHGAAYGRVLCGMEVPPTQIYELKKTLDQIGFPYFDESDHPAAKHFLGLRR from the coding sequence ATGAAGCAGGAGCTCCTACGCCGAGTCCTAAACGCGCGAGTGGCGGATGTCCTACCGTCCCCCACGCCGCTGGATCCGGCGCCCAACCTGAGCACTCGGCTGCACTACCCGGTGCTGCTGAAACGCGAGGATCTCACGCCGGTCTTCTCGTTCAAGCTGCGCGGCGCCTACAACCGCATGGCAATGCTAAGCGACAAGGAGCTCGCCGCTGGAGTCATTGCTGCATCCGCAGGGAACCATGCTCAGGGCGTGGCGTTCGGCGCGGCTCGGCTCGGCGCGAAGTGCCGAATCGTGATGCCGCGTACCACCCCGTCGATCAAGGTGAACGCGGTGCGGCGCTTTGGCGCGCAGGTCGATCTCGTCGGCGATAGCTATTCGGACGCCGCGGAGCACTGCAAGCAACTCGTCGTCGAAACCGGCATGACCTTCGTGCACCCCTATGACGATCTGGATGTGATCGCGGGGCAGGGCACCGTGGGCCTGGAGATCTTGAATCAAGCCCCCCGAGACCTGAGGTCGATCTTCGTGCCCATCGGAGGCGGTGGCTTGGCGGCCGGCATCGCTGCCATCTGCAAGGCGGTCAGGCCCGAGGTGCGCGTGATCGGCGTCGAACCGGATGACTCCGACGCCATGCATCGCTCGTTGCGCCTTGGGCATCGCGTGGTGCTGGACAAGGTCGGTATATTTGCCGATGGCGTTGCCGTGCGGCAAGTTGGAGAGCATACGTTCGAACTCTGCAAGGAGTACCTCGACGACACGGTGACCGTCAGCAGCGACGAGATCTGCGCGGCGATCAAGGATGCGTTCGAGGACACGCGGTCCGTGCTCGAGCCAGCCGGCGCTCTGGCAATTGCCGGTCTCAAGCGCCACGTGCGGGCCGGGGAGCTCGTGCCTGGAACCGCCGTTGCGATTACTTCCGGCGCGAACGTGAACTTCAATCGCCTGCGCTACGTCACGGAGCGCACCGAGTTCGGTGCGGGTCGCGAGGCGGTATTCGCGGTCACCATTCCGGAGAAGCCAGGCGCCTTCCTGAAGCTGTGCGAGGTGTTGGGGGACCGGCAGGTCACGGAGTTCAACTACCGACTCGCCACGCGGCGCGAGGCGCAGATCTTCGTCGGCGTGGAGGTGGGCTCTCGCAGCGAGGCACGGCAACTCCACGACGCGCTGGTTGCTGCGGGCTACGGCTGCGTGGACTTGTCGGACGATGACCTCGCGAAGACCCACCTTCGACACATGGTCGGGGGTCATGGCGAGGCGGAGAACGAACTACTCTTTCGCTTCGAGTTTCCGGAGCGCCCCGGTGCGCTGCTGGAGTTCCTCTCCAGCTTGCGCGGGCGCTGGAACATCTCGCTCTTCCACTACCGCAATCACGGCGCGGCGTACGGGCGAGTGCTGTGTGGGATGGAAGTCCCCCCAACCCAGATTTACGAGCTCAAGAAGACACTCGATCAAATCGGTTTCCCCTACTTCGACGAGAGTGATCACCCCGCGGCCAAGCACTTCCTTGGACTGCGGCGCTAG
- a CDS encoding chemotaxis protein CheX yields MSHRDSKTIAALVDTNAQALFDAYGVQLKQGCDSPRMTTYAAIIGYSGRELSGSLCITTVPEVSAKTYGGDAPADWLGELANQLLGRLKTDLAKRGAEVYLTTPLVLKGYRLQVCPNDEHGIESVHQDYECEEGPVTVMFQYEFKHGCNLSPTQHIENALDVSDAILF; encoded by the coding sequence ATGTCGCACCGAGACTCAAAGACCATAGCCGCACTGGTGGACACCAACGCTCAGGCGCTGTTCGACGCCTACGGTGTTCAGCTGAAGCAGGGCTGTGACTCGCCAAGAATGACAACCTACGCAGCCATCATCGGGTACTCGGGTAGGGAACTCTCCGGCAGCCTTTGCATTACCACCGTGCCGGAAGTCTCTGCGAAAACTTACGGAGGCGACGCTCCAGCGGACTGGTTGGGCGAGCTGGCGAACCAGCTGCTCGGTCGCCTCAAGACCGATCTGGCGAAGCGCGGCGCGGAGGTCTACTTGACCACGCCGCTCGTGCTCAAGGGCTATCGCCTACAGGTGTGCCCCAACGACGAGCACGGCATCGAGAGCGTGCACCAAGACTACGAGTGCGAGGAGGGCCCGGTAACCGTGATGTTCCAGTACGAGTTCAAGCACGGATGCAACCTCAGCCCCACTCAGCACATCGAGAACGCGCTTGATGTGAGTGACGCCATCCTGTTCTGA
- a CDS encoding response regulator: MAKKILVVDDSASVRQQVKLALSQAGFEVLEAGDGQDGFDKITGDTGIAAVVCDVNMPRMNGIEMVEKVAGSPRKGVPIVMLTTEGQPAMIQRAKAAGAKGWIVKPFKPDLLVAALNKLVA, translated from the coding sequence ATGGCAAAGAAAATTCTCGTAGTGGACGATTCAGCTTCCGTGCGGCAACAAGTCAAGCTCGCACTGAGCCAGGCAGGCTTCGAAGTACTCGAGGCGGGGGACGGGCAGGACGGCTTCGACAAGATCACCGGTGACACGGGGATCGCCGCCGTGGTTTGCGACGTGAACATGCCGCGAATGAACGGCATCGAGATGGTGGAGAAGGTCGCCGGCTCACCGCGTAAGGGCGTGCCGATCGTGATGCTCACCACCGAAGGTCAGCCGGCGATGATCCAGCGTGCAAAGGCAGCTGGCGCCAAGGGCTGGATCGTCAAGCCTTTCAAGCCCGACTTGCTCGTCGCGGCACTCAACAAGCTCGTAGCCTGA